The genomic region GAACGTGTGTGGAGGCCCTCCGGCCCGGCCCGGCTCCGTCCTCCGCCACGTGTTGAACGCCGCAGCTTCACCTTCTCTCCTTTGGCAGGTTGCGAACTGAAGGCTGGTGCGAAGGAATTTAAAATGGACGTTACGGACGATAGTGCCGAGCATCAGCTGTCGCTGAGGACGGTAGGTCGCTCCCTCGCAGGGCATCTGCCGCAGTGAGCGTGGCCCACGTTTAATCCTGTCGGCGGCGGTTTTAATGGGGAAAATTGGGCTTCGGACTGATGGGACGAAGTTGTGTACGTTCGAGAAAATTCTTCCAGTGGCTCTTATAAATCACCTGATTCGCTTTTTTTTCGGATCTAAGACAAACTTCCTATAAATAAAACCCTGATCTAAGGAATCCCATCCTGATAACTTTTCTCTGAACCTTATCTCGCATAGTGTTTCCTATAATGTGTAACACATTATATATTATGCAATACTGTCTTGTAAAGTTCTGTCATGAGAATACATGTAATCACAGCCAATGAAGGCAACCATCCTGAGAGCCTTATTCATCATTTAATTGTCTGTTTTGCCACTTACAGGAAAGCCCTGCTGTTGACTGTATGTCAAATCCCTTGTTTGTCCTCTTAAActcaaaacacaaatgctggaggaactcagtaggtatTGCAGTGTTCTTAGGAGGCTTAAAAAAAAGTAACATGTTTTGGGtcttagcccttcttcaaggcataccTTATTGTTATcgttaacctgctgagttcctccagcatttgtgtttttactccaatcagtgtctgcagactttagtttcACTCCCCTCTTGATGTGTGCCCTGTTGATTGAAATTATATTTCCCATTACTCTGCCCAGTTTGCCACCTAATCCAAGTTCATTAGTAGCCTTGGGACAACCTTGCTTGCTATTGTTGTATACCTCAAAGGCCTCAAAACTGATTGAGCACTCATGACCTGATAATGAAAGGCTCAGCCTCCCTTTGGCCTCTACTTGGACTTCTTGTGAGAGCAGTAGTCATCAAATTTGTCACTAATGTGACTTTTGTTAAGCAGGCCAGTGcatatctcatacatagtacaacaggTAAGACGAGGTTGCAGATGGATGAGGCACAGCAAGCTGTGCTGACGCGCGACTGTCAATGTTCCAACTCTTTGATTTTACCTGGCTACTTTTGATAAATTTATAAAATGTCTTTGGCTTTTTCTTAATGTTATCGGCAATGATCCTTTTAATCTCGTAATTTTTGTCTAAAGTATATTAATTTCATTTTACAGGTTTGTCTTGGTGCAGGTGCAAGTGATGATTTACACTTAGTAGAAGCAGAAGGTTTGAATTTTGAAGGCAAGAACACAAAGATCACATTAGCAGCTTTGAAGTTATCTGTGCAGCCTACGGTAAGTATGCAATAAATAACATCTGGAATGAATGGCTGTGGAAGAAATGGCTTGTGCTTTATTTGCAGCTATGAATAGTTTatatagagagaaaaataagCAGGGTGGTTCCTCATTCTGTTTTACTTTAAAACCACTCTTGCTCCATGCCTATTTTCCACATCTTCCATGAAGACAAGTTGTAGACAAAATTATTTCAATGTATGAATTTCAGAGTTCAGATCATTATTATCCTAAAAATTTATTTGACAAATCATTGTTCAATTGGCTTCTAAAGAAGTTTAGATGTGCCCtttcttccaaaaatattttCTTGGAGTCTACAGATAAATATTTCTTCTGTATTCAAATTCTCAAAAATTGGTGTTCTGTAACATTGCAGTTTgtcatattttttccaatttgcatTGCTGTATGTGGTGCAGATGTGGCTTATTCCTTGCACTTCTGCTCCAGATCAGTTTCCCTCATTCTCCACCTATATATCATCTCTAAAAGAATAACTTGTTTGAGAGAACAATTGGAAATGGGCAAGACGGCCCTAATTCCACAACCTGATCCATCTGTATCTTTTATATTTGACCAAAATTTAATCCTACCCCATTATTAAATACCCCACAAATCAGTTAATTTTAGTGGAAGCTAATCCAACACAAGTTACTGCCAGTATTTAATATTCCCTCGTCAGTTAATTTTCTGCTCTCCACCAATGCAAGAGAAATCGGAGAATACTCACTCATCATCATCCACCtacattttcattttttctaAGGAAAAAAATTGGATTATATTGTAATACtgataaatacacacacacaaatcataGTCCACAAGCTATTTAGGTTTGTTTTGTCGACTAATTTGGATATTCCCATAAAAAACCTGATAATTTGGTAAAAGCAAATTATCAAAAGAATTTAATGTTCAGACAGCTTTCAGTATTTCTAACAGTTTCGAGGCAGTGTTTCCTGgaaataaaatacattttcttttgtttaaaCCAGGTTAGTTTGGGAGGATTTGAAATTGAGCCACCTGTGATGTTCAGACTAAAATCTGGAGCTGGACCTGTGTATATTAGTGGACAGCATCTGATCGGTGAGTGGGCTCTAGATCTGGATGATGGAGATCAATGGGTGTGACGTTTAATTTTGTAGCCTGGAAAcctaaaaataggagcaggaatccaTTTGGCCTGTGATAATTGCTATTTGTAATTTAAGTGTCCTGTTTTCTCTGcacccttgatccctttagccaataGGGCCACACTGACTcccttctggagtttttctttTCTGTTCTAATTGTTCTTGGGCAGTGGCCTTGTTTTGGACTTTCCCAACGTCAGGAACAATCTTGCTGCATCTAACTGCCTAGTCTTGTTGGAATTTTGTTTGCTCAATGAGATTCCCTCATTCTGCAGAATTCCAATGTGTGACTCAGTCTTTGCTTGTGCATGCTGCTGTTTTGCCAGGGATTGGTCTGTTGAGCCATAACTGCACCCCATCAATAGGATTGTGCTTTTAAAAGGTTGAGGACAAGGTGCAATCAAAATTAAAGAATGCAGGCTCCTGTATATTTTCCCCATTCCTACTTGGAGAGTATTTTGTATCTTTCAGCTGATTTGGAATCAGACGAAGAGGATGACAGTGTGTTGGAGAATGCTGGAGCAAAGCAAACAGTCAAGCGAGCAGCTCCtgaggcatcaaaagttatgcaGGTGAGAATGCTCTGGCTTAATTTTTTAATTGCTGAATAAATTTGCCAGATTGCTGTGGCACTGTCACATTAGGTTTTGCTCAAGATTATGGAGGTTGTGAAATTGTTTGCTTCTCTTTGGTTTTCGCAGTATTACAATATAatccaatttctttttctttttagaaAAAGATGAAAATGGAGGTGGATGATGATGAGTGAGTATTCTCCGATTTCTCTTGCATTGGTGGGGAGCAGAAAATTAACTGACTGgggaatgttaaattctgtgttggATTAGCTTGCACTAAAATTAACTGATTTGTGGGGTATTTAATAATGCGGTAGGATTAAATTTTGGTCAAATATAAAAGATACAGATGGCTCAGGTTGTGGAATTAGGGCAGTCTCGCCCATTTGCAATTGTTCTCTCAAATAAGTTATTCTTCTAGAGATGAagatgaggatgaagatgatgaggatgatgatgactTTGATGAGGAAGATGAGGAGGATGAGGAAGAGGTAGCATTGGTGACCCCTCCAAAAAAGGTAACAAGTTGCTCGTAGAAAATCTAAGGGTTTTTTTGTGAGCAAGCAAATTGGTCTGTGGTACTGCTACACCACTGAAATAAACCCAAGAAATTTGGCCCATTgtgcctgttcttctcatcaacatGGCTGTGGACTTTGCTCTACTTTACTGGCTGTACCTTGTAATCCTCAATTCCCCtactgtgtatttaaaaaaatctcttgaataaacaatttaataagGCAATTTTTAATGCTTCAATTAGCAGAGATTTCTACATTCACTTTCTGGGAGGAGTTAGCGGGGTTAaatactcccctgaatcttgaaatTGTCCTCAAGACTTGTATCTAATATTGTCTGTcactgggaacaacttacctcttATTTTGCTAATTCCTGTCATAATTTTGACTAGGATTACTTTTGACTTGGTCTCTCATTGGCCAGCctcctcatttccagaatcaacacgatgaacctcctctgcattttTTCAATTCAATCGCTCCAGCAATGTGATAATGTAGAAGCACTCTTGGGTGTGTCTTCATAAGAGAATGTTGCAATTTTTTAGTTTTAAGTAGTCTGGAGTAATGGTTTTCTTTCAAAAGTGTATGACTGTGCTTACACAACCTTTTTATATCTGCAGACTGTCCTCTACagtctgcttttccactcaatttagtgtcatcagaaagCTTGGATGTGGTGCACTCAATCCCTCCAAACCATTTATGTGAATTGGGGCCACTGCTGATCCTTGTGATCTCACTACTGAATGGCAACTGGAGAAGAACCTTCATACCAACTCTTCTGTTAACCAATTCGCAATCAATGCTGATGCATTGCTTCCAGCTCAGCCTGAAAAGACAGATGTCTCTTGTACAGGACTTGATTGAAAGCCTTTTATAAATCTTAACTACCATTTCTACCTTTTTCCATTACACTGATCTGCCATATGCAGAGCAGCCAGTTACAGAACCAAGAAAGAAcctgaatgaaataaaaacattggGGATGAGAGAAATCCTCAGAGTGCTTTCCTGAATGTTTTAATTCCTCATTAATGCTACAATATGAATAAAACTAGATGCTAGTTGAATGATCAGTGAGGACAGTGTTCCTCATCTGGTGAAGTTGTAGGGGATATGTGGTGTGGTTGGAGTTGAGATTCAGATAGACCCATGATCTAATTGAAGGATCAATTAGCCAACTATGCCTGTAGCAGATGATGTAATGTTTTGTGTGTATGCTGGATGACATAGGTACTGCAAaacatctcttccccccccctgtCAAAAC from Narcine bancroftii isolate sNarBan1 chromosome 9, sNarBan1.hap1, whole genome shotgun sequence harbors:
- the LOC138743485 gene encoding nucleophosmin-like — translated: MPQRAAGRSHPRSHSRNKMEEYDLDNALESASLPSRTFLFGCELKAGAKEFKMDVTDDSAEHQLSLRTVCLGAGASDDLHLVEAEGLNFEGKNTKITLAALKLSVQPTVSLGGFEIEPPVMFRLKSGAGPVYISGQHLIADLESDEEDDSVLENAGAKQTVKRAAPEASKVMQKKMKMEVDDDEDEDEDEDDEDDDDFDEEDEEDEEEVALVTPPKKKTPLKGTPGLKGAGLKGASNQNGKTLKSTPAKQQSKTPESTKKPSSKPQTPKTPKTALSVEEIKTKLKTSMEKGAGLPRVEAKFSNYIKHGFRTEDPEIIKELWAWRQTVKEK